In one Myotis daubentonii chromosome 1, mMyoDau2.1, whole genome shotgun sequence genomic region, the following are encoded:
- the CIAO2A gene encoding cytosolic iron-sulfur assembly component 2A isoform X3 codes for MMKRVSGLLSWTLSRVLWLSGLFERGADRQPRIMEEKALEVYDLIRTIRDPEKPNTLEELEVVTESCVEVQEINEEDYLVIIRFTPTVPHCSLATLIGLCLRVKLQRCLPFKHKLEIYISEGTHSTEEDINKQINDKERVAAAMENPNLREIVEQCVLEPD; via the exons ATGATGAAGCGGGTGTCGGGGCTGCTCTCCTGGACGCTGAGCAGGGTCCTGTGGCTCTCGGGCCTCTTTGAGCGGGGAGCTGACCGGCAGCCCCGGATCATGGAAGAGAAAGCGCTAGAGGTTTATG ATTTGATTCGAACTATTCGGGACCCAGAGAAGCCCAATACTTTGGAAGAACTGGAAGTGGTAACGGAAAGTTGTGTGGAGGTTCAGGAGATAAATGAAGAGGACTATTTGGTTATTATCAGGTTCACGCCAACAGTACCTCATTGCTCTTTGGCAACTCTTATTG GACTGTGCTTAAGAGTAAAACTTCAGCGGTGTTTACCATTTAAACATAAG ttGGAAATCTACATTTCTGAAGGAACCCACTCAACAGAGGAAGACA TCAACAAGCAGATAAATGACAAAGAGCGAGTGGCAGCTGCAATGGAGAACCCCAACTTACGGGAAATCGTGGAACAGTGTGTCCTTGAACCTGACTGA
- the CIAO2A gene encoding cytosolic iron-sulfur assembly component 2A isoform X2 yields MADTESMADADLFMECEEEELEPWQKISDVIEDSEVEDDNSVDKTTTVSVSQEPVSAPVPIALYASVVKHSGAQNKDGTKRTLVRLIVEDNPQIKRRRRYNMPDDQELPPYVSPSERRRRRLQNMSEEERLAQRNSEAERSRRRRQNMSEEQRLAQRTSAAERKRRRLQNMSEEERLAQRTSEAERSRRRRQMMSEEQRLAQRNSAAERKRRRLQNMSEEQRLAQRTSEAERSRRRRQKMYEEQSSTSTTSTDRNCLHSENESTSR; encoded by the exons ATGGCGGACACCGAGAGCATGGCAGACGCGGACCTGTTCATGGaatgtgaggaggaggagctggagccaTGGCAGAAAATCAGTGATGTCATTGAGGATTCTGAAGTTGAAGATGATAATTCAGTGGATAAAACGACTACAGTTTCTGTGAGCCAGGAGCCAGTCTCAGCTCCAGTGCCCATCGCTCTCTATGCTTCTGTTGTTAAGCACAGTGGGGCACAGAACAAAGACGGTACAAAGAGGACTCTTGTCAGACTAATTGTCGAGGACAATCCCCAAATAAAGCGTCGTCGTCGATATAATATGCCTGACGACCAAGAATTGCCACCATATGTTTCTCCATCCGAAAGAAGGCGACGTCGTctacagaatatgtctgaagaagaACGATTGGCACAACGTAACTCTGAAGCCGAGAGAAGCCGGCGTcgtcgacagaatatgtctgaagaacaaCGATTGGCACAACGTACCTCTGCAGCCGAAAGAAAGCGACGTCGTctacagaatatgtctgaagaagaACGATTGGCACAACGTACCTCCGAAGCCGAAAGAAGCCGGCGTCGTCGACAGATGATGTCTGAAGAGCAACGGTTGGCACAACGTAACTCTGCAGCCGAAAGAAAGCGACGACGTctacagaatatgtctgaagaacaacgattggcacaacgtacctctgaagctgaaagaagccGGCGTCGTCGACAGAAAATGTATGAAGAACAGTCATCGACAAGCACTACCAGTACTGATAGGAACTGCCTTCATAGCGAAAATGAG TCAACAAGCAGATAA
- the CIAO2A gene encoding cytosolic iron-sulfur assembly component 2A isoform X1: MADTESMADADLFMECEEEELEPWQKISDVIEDSEVEDDNSVDKTTTVSVSQEPVSAPVPIALYASVVKHSGAQNKDGTKRTLVRLIVEDNPQIKRRRRYNMPDDQELPPYVSPSERRRRRLQNMSEEERLAQRNSEAERSRRRRQNMSEEQRLAQRTSAAERKRRRLQNMSEEERLAQRTSEAERSRRRRQMMSEEQRLAQRNSAAERKRRRLQNMSEEQRLAQRTSEAERSRRRRQKMYEEQSSTSTTSTDRNCLHSENELEIYISEGTHSTEEDINKQINDKERVAAAMENPNLREIVEQCVLEPD, from the exons ATGGCGGACACCGAGAGCATGGCAGACGCGGACCTGTTCATGGaatgtgaggaggaggagctggagccaTGGCAGAAAATCAGTGATGTCATTGAGGATTCTGAAGTTGAAGATGATAATTCAGTGGATAAAACGACTACAGTTTCTGTGAGCCAGGAGCCAGTCTCAGCTCCAGTGCCCATCGCTCTCTATGCTTCTGTTGTTAAGCACAGTGGGGCACAGAACAAAGACGGTACAAAGAGGACTCTTGTCAGACTAATTGTCGAGGACAATCCCCAAATAAAGCGTCGTCGTCGATATAATATGCCTGACGACCAAGAATTGCCACCATATGTTTCTCCATCCGAAAGAAGGCGACGTCGTctacagaatatgtctgaagaagaACGATTGGCACAACGTAACTCTGAAGCCGAGAGAAGCCGGCGTcgtcgacagaatatgtctgaagaacaaCGATTGGCACAACGTACCTCTGCAGCCGAAAGAAAGCGACGTCGTctacagaatatgtctgaagaagaACGATTGGCACAACGTACCTCCGAAGCCGAAAGAAGCCGGCGTCGTCGACAGATGATGTCTGAAGAGCAACGGTTGGCACAACGTAACTCTGCAGCCGAAAGAAAGCGACGACGTctacagaatatgtctgaagaacaacgattggcacaacgtacctctgaagctgaaagaagccGGCGTCGTCGACAGAAAATGTATGAAGAACAGTCATCGACAAGCACTACCAGTACTGATAGGAACTGCCTTCATAGCGAAAATGAG ttGGAAATCTACATTTCTGAAGGAACCCACTCAACAGAGGAAGACA TCAACAAGCAGATAAATGACAAAGAGCGAGTGGCAGCTGCAATGGAGAACCCCAACTTACGGGAAATCGTGGAACAGTGTGTCCTTGAACCTGACTGA